In Capsicum annuum cultivar UCD-10X-F1 chromosome 7, UCD10Xv1.1, whole genome shotgun sequence, one genomic interval encodes:
- the LOC107877806 gene encoding uncharacterized protein LOC107877806: MKGGLKVPRISLILVGFVCATVITFAYVKSPFLSYWTPSQDHVFQISPDFKVKDEEVLRERNRVEKSEENMKFKSAISNSFMKDNVTEELITNTEIEGNAGIPAKVPQKGEDLKALELKNSSRDQENEVTAPVNSAGGAAENMISTLKNHGDYHSI; the protein is encoded by the exons ATGAAGGGAGGTTTAAAGGTGCCACGGATCTCTCTCATCCTTGTTGGATTTGTCTGTGCCACTGTTATTACTTTTGCATATGTGAAAAGCCCTTTTCTCTCTTATTGGACACCATCTCAAGATCATGTCTTCCAGATTTCTCCAG ATTttaaagtgaaagatgaagaagTTTTAAGAGAGAGAAATAGGGTAGAGAAATCAGaagaaaacatgaaatttaaatcCGCCATTTCAAACTCTTTTATGAAGGATAACGTGACTGAAGAACTGATTACCAATACTGAAATAGAAG GAAATGCCGGTATTCCTGCCAAAGTTCCTCAAAAAGGAGAAGATTTAAAAGCTTTGGAATTAAAAAATAGTTCAAGAGATCAGGAAAATGAAGTCACTGCTCCAGTGAATTCGGCAGGCGGTGCTGCGGAAAATATGATATCTACCTTAAAAAATCATGGTGATTATCATtctatttga